The nucleotide sequence CCCTCACCCAGGGAGCCCCCGTCGATCCCGATGAAGTACGCCCAGGTCGGCAGGACCTGGGTCGAGTTGAAGGGGCCGCCCCGCGTGAGGATGTAGACGACTGCGAAGTCGACAGCCGTGAACACGATCCCGAAGAGCACGGCGACGAGCGCGATCGGAAGCTGCAGCGGGATGTCGACGTACCAGAGCTTCTTCACGCCGGTCGCGCCGTCGATCTTCGACGCGTCCTCCACCTCGTTCGGGATCGACGCCCGGCCGGCGATGAAGATCACAACCGCGAACGGCAGGATGCGCCAGGCGTGCACGATCGTGA is from Candidatus Eisenbacteria bacterium and encodes:
- a CDS encoding sugar ABC transporter permease, yielding FLVVLPWAAPVVLSTIAWLWLLDSLYSVVNWTLARLHLDNGLVSVLAAVNLEEDAQVPLQWLGRPNLALLALTIVHAWRILPFAVVIFIAGRASIPNEVEDASKIDGATGVKKLWYVDIPLQLPIALVAVLFGIVFTAVDFAVVYILTRGGPFNSTQVLPTWAYFIGIDGGSLGEGAAISLFLFPLLVVVTVAMLFFARRAQVS